A genomic stretch from uncultured Cohaesibacter sp. includes:
- a CDS encoding response regulator yields MLDGFMEHQAAYGLSVESLDIVIVDDSKSVLTMIRSMISSMKVARVRSYDRGDVALHAIMHEPPNVIVTDLNMAPMSGMQLLSLIRNATMDPLCYIPVIVVTAHATEQRVAKLFETGAHHVLAKPMSSAAIQQRIASLCTDKRLMRLDGDRYVIDGMEEVLEEKRSRLRSLAKARQFHEQTLPQARRSQRDVDRILHKADEEEEFVDSLAKPSLWSGRGAGRSRKEPDASPTSTRPSRSPRFASVGGRRR; encoded by the coding sequence ATGTTGGATGGATTTATGGAGCATCAGGCGGCCTACGGGCTGAGTGTCGAATCGCTCGACATTGTTATTGTCGACGACTCCAAGTCAGTATTGACGATGATTCGATCTATGATTTCCTCGATGAAGGTGGCTCGGGTTCGCTCCTATGATCGGGGAGACGTTGCGCTGCATGCGATCATGCACGAACCACCCAATGTCATTGTGACCGACCTGAACATGGCGCCCATGTCTGGTATGCAGCTGCTTAGTCTGATCCGAAATGCAACGATGGATCCGCTATGCTACATTCCTGTGATCGTGGTGACTGCCCATGCCACGGAGCAGCGCGTTGCCAAATTGTTTGAAACGGGGGCTCATCATGTCTTGGCCAAGCCGATGTCGTCTGCTGCAATCCAGCAAAGGATCGCATCCCTTTGCACGGACAAGCGCCTCATGCGCCTTGATGGGGACCGCTATGTAATCGACGGCATGGAAGAGGTGCTCGAGGAAAAACGATCCAGATTGCGCTCTCTTGCCAAGGCGCGCCAGTTTCATGAGCAGACCCTGCCGCAAGCAAGGCGCAGCCAGCGCGATGTCGACCGTATTCTGCATAAAGCGGATGAGGAAGAGGAGTTTGTCGATTCTCTGGCCAAACCATCGCTCTGGAGCGGACGCGGCGCAGGGCGATCCCGCAAGGAGCCCGATGCCTCGCCAACCTCTACGCGGCCATCGCGGTCGCCACGCTTTGCCAGTGTCGGAGGGCGTCGTCGTTAA
- a CDS encoding NADH:ubiquinone oxidoreductase subunit NDUFA12, translating to MKNFLLLLFTWWGKTTFGTWLHTKRFGVFVGEDSFGNKYYKQNVSKNKSYTGNRKGERRWVVYANPAEASAIPAGWHGWMHYRTDVAPSEQTVQHWAWEREHQPNMTGTDKAYRPAGSLLAAPTPHSVSGGDYEAWTP from the coding sequence ATGAAAAACTTTCTGCTTCTTTTGTTCACATGGTGGGGTAAAACGACTTTCGGAACCTGGTTGCACACCAAGCGGTTCGGGGTCTTTGTTGGTGAGGATTCCTTCGGCAACAAATATTACAAGCAGAATGTTTCCAAAAATAAAAGCTACACGGGCAATCGCAAAGGCGAACGCCGCTGGGTGGTTTATGCCAATCCGGCCGAGGCAAGCGCTATTCCGGCAGGATGGCATGGCTGGATGCATTATCGCACCGACGTTGCGCCCAGCGAGCAGACGGTTCAGCATTGGGCATGGGAACGCGAGCATCAGCCGAATATGACCGGCACCGACAAGGCCTATCGCCCAGCGGGCTCTCTGCTGGCTGCACCAACGCCACACTCCGTCTCAGGCGGGGATTATGAGGCATGGACGCCCTAG
- a CDS encoding DUF2155 domain-containing protein, translated as MVIASLFLLGCLVSLQVKAEDVSNPVATFAGLDKITARMIQFDVYINETVQFGSLQVTPRVCYTRPETERQEETAFVEVDEITLERKVRRIFTGWMFASSPGLNAVEHPVYDVWLVGCKQSTEVPTPN; from the coding sequence ATGGTGATTGCTTCTCTGTTCTTATTGGGTTGCTTGGTGAGCTTGCAGGTCAAGGCAGAAGATGTTTCCAATCCGGTTGCCACCTTCGCTGGACTGGACAAGATCACTGCCCGTATGATCCAGTTTGATGTCTATATCAACGAGACAGTGCAATTCGGTTCCCTGCAGGTGACACCGCGGGTTTGCTACACACGTCCGGAGACGGAACGGCAGGAGGAAACCGCATTTGTCGAGGTGGACGAGATCACGCTAGAGCGCAAGGTGCGGCGGATCTTTACCGGCTGGATGTTTGCCTCCAGCCCCGGCCTGAATGCTGTCGAACATCCGGTTTATGATGTCTGGCTTGTCGGCTGCAAGCAATCCACCGAAGTACCAACGCCCAATTGA